A genomic stretch from Paraburkholderia dioscoreae includes:
- a CDS encoding alpha/beta hydrolase, whose amino-acid sequence MSLEPDVLAYLDLVERAKRPPLFQLPVPEARVAYALGCEMNGLQRDASVATADMVAHTSTGPLNLRSYWTVESERSLAPGLVFFHGGGWVVGSLDTHDSICRELARASGCRIVAVDYRLAPEHPFPAAIDDALASYQWIAQNADGLGIDASRLGVVGDSAGGFLATFVSLSAGDYPKEIRPKLQLLFYPVTDLAAESAGYSRVASGLPFTSVTMRWFRDHYVQRALDADDVRLAPLNALDLTASPDTLIVTSGFDPLCEEGTAYARRLQDAGVRVNHLHLADQIHGFLTLGLRMNTARTVLDWASAYTRQKFMLNDVPVRSPLRRDSTDTTSSEDQVRV is encoded by the coding sequence ATGAGCTTGGAGCCGGACGTCCTGGCCTATCTGGACCTGGTGGAACGCGCTAAGCGGCCGCCATTGTTCCAGTTGCCCGTGCCGGAAGCGCGAGTCGCATACGCGCTGGGCTGCGAAATGAACGGATTACAGCGCGACGCCTCGGTAGCGACAGCAGACATGGTCGCGCATACTTCAACGGGGCCGCTTAATCTCCGCTCATACTGGACAGTGGAATCGGAACGGTCTTTGGCACCGGGACTTGTTTTCTTTCACGGCGGTGGCTGGGTCGTTGGCTCACTGGACACGCATGATTCGATCTGCCGTGAACTTGCGCGCGCGTCAGGCTGCCGGATAGTGGCGGTGGACTACCGGTTGGCGCCTGAACATCCGTTTCCAGCTGCTATCGATGACGCGCTCGCTTCATACCAGTGGATCGCGCAGAATGCAGACGGGCTGGGCATCGACGCTTCCCGGTTAGGTGTTGTCGGCGATAGCGCGGGCGGCTTTCTTGCGACATTCGTCTCTCTGTCTGCCGGCGATTACCCGAAAGAGATCCGGCCGAAGCTACAACTGTTGTTCTATCCGGTAACTGACCTCGCGGCTGAATCCGCGGGTTATTCTCGCGTTGCGTCCGGCTTGCCCTTCACGTCCGTCACCATGCGTTGGTTCCGTGACCACTACGTACAGCGCGCCCTTGACGCAGACGATGTGCGCCTCGCACCCTTGAATGCTCTGGATCTGACTGCATCGCCCGATACGTTGATTGTCACGTCGGGTTTCGACCCGTTGTGTGAAGAAGGCACGGCATACGCACGCCGACTGCAGGACGCTGGGGTACGTGTCAACCACCTCCATCTCGCAGACCAGATTCACGGGTTCCTTACGCTCGGTCTTCGTATGAACACGGCGCGGACTGTGCTCGACTGGGCATCGGCCTACACGCGGCAGAAGTTCATGCTGAACGACGTTCCCGTGCGCTCGCCATTGCGGCGAGACTCCACCGACACTACGTCGTCAGAAGATCAAGTGCGAGTCTGA
- a CDS encoding flavin-containing monooxygenase, whose protein sequence is MKSHLDVIVLGAGFSGIGLGVKLLEAGKRNFAILEQADDIGGTWRDNTYPGSGCDTESHLYCFSFALHPTVSRVYARQPEILAYMKRIVDDNGLRPYIRLRTKVTSVRWDDERLLWSVELADGSVLTARNFVAAWGQLNRPQTPVIEGQETFKGVQFHSARWRHDIDLAGKRVASIGNAASAVQYIPEIAPIVGHLDVFQRSPNWVVPRMDRPYTEKEIRDYCTIPDYFATHREELFEWRETTFLRMKQGSAEAEELERIAIEHLRNQVPDQELRKKLTPDYPLGCKRILRSDDYFPAILRDNVSLVTSGVSRIEPEGIVTADGELRPVDVIIYGTGFETQSFQGPVDVFGREGHSLRDTWKEGAYAYLGMCVSGFPNFFVMYGPNTNLGHNSILSMLEAQFGYVIQALAAQENLGVEALEVRPTVVARFNAELQSEMDDAAWSGDCNSWYKNASGKVINNWSGTVHQYHDKTRSFVSDEFMALSAAEAIRQS, encoded by the coding sequence ATGAAGAGCCACCTCGATGTCATCGTTTTGGGTGCCGGTTTCAGCGGAATCGGACTTGGTGTGAAACTGTTGGAAGCAGGGAAGCGCAATTTCGCTATTCTTGAGCAGGCCGATGACATTGGCGGTACGTGGCGCGACAACACCTATCCGGGCTCTGGATGCGACACGGAATCGCATCTTTATTGCTTTTCGTTCGCTCTCCATCCGACTGTCAGTCGAGTTTACGCGCGGCAGCCGGAAATCCTCGCTTACATGAAGCGTATTGTCGACGATAATGGCCTTCGTCCGTATATCCGGTTGCGAACGAAGGTCACATCGGTAAGGTGGGATGACGAGAGGCTCCTGTGGAGTGTCGAGCTTGCCGATGGCAGCGTGCTAACCGCTCGCAATTTCGTCGCTGCGTGGGGGCAGCTCAACCGGCCGCAAACTCCAGTCATTGAAGGGCAAGAAACGTTCAAGGGTGTTCAGTTCCATTCGGCCCGCTGGAGACACGACATCGACCTGGCCGGCAAGCGAGTTGCGAGTATCGGCAATGCCGCGAGTGCCGTGCAGTACATTCCGGAGATCGCACCTATTGTTGGGCACCTCGACGTTTTCCAGCGTAGTCCCAACTGGGTTGTTCCCCGCATGGACCGTCCTTATACGGAGAAGGAAATCAGGGACTATTGCACGATCCCCGACTACTTCGCGACTCATCGCGAGGAACTGTTCGAATGGCGCGAGACCACGTTCCTGCGGATGAAACAGGGTAGCGCAGAGGCTGAGGAGCTTGAGCGTATAGCGATCGAGCATTTGCGAAACCAGGTGCCGGACCAGGAACTGCGAAAAAAGCTCACACCCGACTATCCGCTCGGCTGCAAGCGAATTTTGCGGTCCGACGACTACTTCCCCGCTATCCTGCGCGATAACGTATCGCTTGTTACGTCAGGAGTTTCTCGCATCGAGCCGGAAGGTATCGTCACAGCCGACGGCGAATTGCGTCCGGTCGACGTCATCATTTACGGAACCGGATTCGAAACGCAATCGTTCCAGGGACCTGTCGATGTTTTCGGGCGCGAAGGGCACAGCCTCCGGGATACCTGGAAGGAAGGCGCGTATGCCTACCTCGGGATGTGTGTGAGTGGGTTCCCGAATTTCTTTGTTATGTACGGCCCCAACACAAACCTGGGTCACAACTCCATTTTATCGATGCTCGAGGCGCAGTTCGGGTACGTTATTCAGGCTCTGGCCGCACAGGAGAACCTTGGTGTTGAGGCCTTGGAGGTACGGCCGACCGTCGTTGCCCGTTTCAACGCAGAGTTGCAAAGTGAAATGGACGACGCGGCGTGGTCGGGGGATTGCAATAGCTGGTACAAAAATGCGTCGGGGAAAGTTATCAACAACTGGTCTGGTACCGTACACCAATACCATGACAAGACTCGCAGCTTCGTTAGCGACGAATTCATGGCTTTGTCCGCTGCCGAGGCCATCCGCCAAAGCTGA
- a CDS encoding SDR family NAD(P)-dependent oxidoreductase translates to MSRLNDKVAIVTGASSGIGRAIAVHFAREGAKVVVADLHEGRNPGGFEDKSAATTVEEIAKNGGEAFFATCDVTRRQQVSELVDRTIEHFGKLDVIVNNAGIYRAGKFVHEFDEKDLDACWDVNLKGTWFGCQEAIKAFLKSGGGTIVNIVSTAGISGHPKQSVYNISKGAVSSLTKCVAIEYGKDGIRANGICPTYAKTSMTRGHFDDSNYVKAFAESIPLKRWGEVDDVANLAVFLASDESSYIHGALIPVDGGETLGRYSVEDEL, encoded by the coding sequence ATGAGTCGACTCAACGACAAAGTAGCGATCGTCACCGGTGCGAGCAGTGGAATCGGGCGCGCAATCGCGGTCCATTTCGCGAGAGAGGGGGCGAAAGTCGTGGTCGCCGACCTCCATGAAGGCCGTAATCCCGGAGGATTTGAAGATAAATCCGCCGCGACGACGGTGGAGGAGATTGCGAAGAACGGCGGCGAAGCATTCTTTGCAACTTGCGACGTAACAAGGCGGCAGCAGGTCTCGGAACTGGTCGATCGCACGATTGAACACTTCGGCAAACTCGACGTCATTGTGAACAACGCCGGCATCTATCGCGCGGGGAAGTTCGTTCACGAGTTTGACGAGAAGGACCTGGATGCATGTTGGGATGTCAACCTGAAAGGGACGTGGTTCGGCTGCCAGGAAGCCATCAAGGCGTTTCTGAAAAGCGGCGGGGGAACGATCGTCAATATTGTTTCAACTGCTGGCATCAGCGGACATCCTAAGCAGTCGGTCTACAACATCTCGAAGGGTGCGGTGTCGAGTCTGACTAAATGCGTGGCGATCGAATACGGAAAGGATGGTATTCGGGCCAACGGCATCTGCCCTACGTATGCCAAAACCTCTATGACCCGCGGGCATTTTGACGACTCCAACTACGTAAAGGCATTCGCTGAATCCATTCCGCTCAAGCGGTGGGGCGAAGTGGATGACGTCGCGAATCTCGCGGTGTTTCTCGCAAGCGATGAATCGAGCTACATCCATGGTGCACTGATTCCGGTCGACGGTGGTGAGACGCTCGGGCGTTACTCCGTAGAAGATGAGTTGTGA
- a CDS encoding SDR family NAD(P)-dependent oxidoreductase produces MTLKLQGRVAVVTGASSGIGRAVALAFAREGASVVCSDIRKSANADGYEPDLNIDTDDLIVQRGGSAHFVSSDVTRANDVKSLVAAAVERFGRLDVMVNNAGVAFDFATVVEEREEDFDITMAVNVKGVWLGCKYAIEQFLKQEPVKLANGGVLRGRVVNMASMAGLVGLAKEPAYCASKAAVVGLTKEIAIDFAEHRINVNAICPGFLATSMVRSALEDEATSKWLHGLTPWPRLGTVEDVAKAALFLASDDAEWMTGSMLTVDGGFVAR; encoded by the coding sequence ATGACGTTGAAATTACAAGGCCGCGTAGCCGTGGTTACAGGCGCTAGCTCTGGTATCGGCCGTGCGGTGGCACTCGCGTTTGCAAGGGAGGGAGCGTCGGTTGTGTGCTCGGACATTCGTAAGTCGGCAAATGCGGATGGCTACGAGCCCGACCTAAATATCGACACGGATGACCTGATCGTGCAGCGAGGCGGTTCCGCACACTTCGTGTCAAGCGATGTGACTCGAGCAAATGACGTTAAATCGCTAGTAGCCGCTGCGGTGGAAAGGTTCGGGCGCCTCGACGTGATGGTGAACAACGCGGGCGTCGCGTTCGACTTCGCTACGGTGGTCGAGGAACGCGAAGAAGACTTCGATATCACTATGGCCGTCAATGTAAAAGGCGTATGGCTGGGTTGCAAATACGCAATCGAGCAGTTCTTGAAGCAGGAGCCGGTCAAGTTGGCCAATGGCGGCGTTCTTCGCGGACGGGTTGTCAATATGGCATCGATGGCCGGTCTCGTCGGACTTGCCAAGGAGCCCGCATATTGCGCTTCGAAGGCGGCGGTTGTCGGGCTCACGAAGGAAATCGCAATCGACTTTGCCGAACATCGGATCAACGTGAACGCTATTTGTCCTGGCTTTCTCGCGACATCCATGGTTCGTTCCGCCCTCGAGGATGAGGCGACGAGCAAGTGGTTGCATGGACTCACACCATGGCCTCGTTTGGGCACGGTTGAAGATGTTGCGAAAGCAGCACTCTTTCTCGCATCGGATGACGCGGAATGGATGACTGGCTCCATGCTTACCGTGGACGGCGGATTCGTTGCCCGCTAA
- a CDS encoding aminotransferase class IV — MTITPAANIMLTDPLHARVDYAPEFDHGSAYVNGKFCPIDEASIPITDGGFMQADGAYDVVSVSKGLFFRLDDHLDRFESACEKFYLRNPHDRNATAKILSELVALAGTREAYVWWAVTRGPTPAKRTNPASYENRFYAFAIPYRFIASDEQRERGLDLLVSKRYIRIPPNSVDPTAKNFHWMDLKLSLFEAGEQGREWSVLCDADGNLTEGPGVNIFFIKNGELFTPDSGCLEGITRKTTLEIAAELGVSIHIRAVNASELREADEAFLTSTAGGIMPVNSVDGVVLGGESGPGPLTTKLHNLYWSKRWDGWLGTEVKYIK, encoded by the coding sequence ATGACAATCACCCCCGCCGCAAACATCATGCTGACCGATCCGTTGCATGCACGTGTCGACTACGCGCCGGAATTCGACCATGGTAGCGCATACGTCAACGGCAAGTTCTGTCCCATTGATGAGGCTAGTATTCCGATTACCGACGGCGGATTCATGCAGGCCGACGGTGCGTACGATGTCGTGAGCGTAAGCAAGGGCTTATTCTTCCGGCTGGACGATCATCTCGACCGTTTCGAAAGCGCTTGTGAAAAGTTCTATCTGCGCAATCCGCATGACAGGAATGCAACAGCAAAAATCCTGAGCGAGCTTGTCGCGCTTGCGGGCACCCGCGAGGCATACGTTTGGTGGGCGGTGACCCGTGGCCCGACGCCCGCAAAGCGTACGAATCCGGCTAGCTATGAAAACCGGTTCTATGCATTCGCCATTCCCTACCGGTTTATCGCAAGCGACGAGCAACGTGAGCGTGGGCTGGACTTGCTCGTGAGCAAGCGGTACATCCGCATTCCGCCGAATTCGGTGGATCCGACGGCAAAAAATTTCCACTGGATGGACCTGAAACTGTCATTGTTCGAAGCAGGGGAGCAGGGCCGGGAGTGGAGCGTTCTGTGCGATGCCGATGGGAATCTTACCGAAGGACCAGGGGTAAATATCTTCTTTATAAAGAACGGAGAATTGTTCACTCCTGACTCTGGCTGTCTTGAAGGCATTACCCGAAAAACCACGCTGGAAATTGCCGCTGAGCTCGGAGTCTCCATCCACATCCGCGCCGTCAACGCCAGTGAACTGCGGGAGGCAGACGAGGCGTTTTTAACTTCGACTGCAGGCGGCATTATGCCGGTCAACAGCGTCGACGGAGTTGTTCTTGGCGGAGAGAGCGGGCCTGGTCCTCTGACGACGAAGTTGCATAACCTCTACTGGTCGAAGCGCTGGGACGGTTGGCTCGGCACAGAAGTTAAGTACATAAAGTAG
- a CDS encoding TetR/AcrR family transcriptional regulator produces the protein MRDAHLPAKSGAQVDSTETQDGAAGAGSVQRRNRERRIAEILDAATQIFREEGYAGFATRKVAARAGLTLSNLQYYFPDKDELLSIIIERFLRGYLETYLGIATRVGVTAQRRCAALIEQIFEDINKSSDAEKFLFETWAFAQHESYVSVLVERAYEEYRGIFAKLLAEINPDLSPDECKARASVLTAQAEGMMIFAARSDDSEKDFEEFARTTKRSVKAIAGLAGKGPSSEFSEKQNIGPAKDLPRTQNVARESLFGSETHISRGHYEITVRRNASEPSYLRPTMQSRKREAKINEIVAAAANVLASEGYGNFTLARIAKEVGMLASGLQHYFPTHDDLLSSTINALFSAYYDRWSEMGKPSDKNAIDRLREIIEDVFVEACDPRVCRFSFEMFALAEHSAITHQLLSRSYAEYRQIYVSLVREIDPEASGRECFARATLIAAQLEGLMVYTYSAGRLTPALDAVLDLITSVSLEIARGGAGKVRGGAL, from the coding sequence GTGAGAGACGCTCACTTGCCGGCGAAGTCTGGTGCTCAAGTCGATTCAACAGAAACCCAGGATGGTGCCGCGGGCGCCGGTTCGGTGCAGCGGCGCAATCGTGAACGCCGTATCGCCGAAATTCTTGATGCCGCGACTCAAATTTTTCGGGAGGAAGGTTATGCGGGCTTCGCTACGCGGAAGGTTGCTGCGCGTGCCGGTCTCACCCTTAGCAATCTTCAGTATTACTTTCCGGACAAAGACGAACTGCTGTCCATCATCATTGAGAGATTCCTGAGGGGCTACCTTGAAACGTACCTCGGCATAGCGACGCGTGTCGGAGTGACCGCTCAGCGCAGGTGCGCGGCACTCATTGAGCAGATTTTTGAGGACATCAACAAGTCGTCCGACGCGGAGAAGTTCCTCTTCGAAACGTGGGCATTCGCCCAGCACGAATCGTACGTATCGGTGCTGGTCGAACGAGCTTACGAGGAGTACAGGGGCATATTTGCGAAGCTGCTTGCGGAAATTAACCCTGACCTCTCGCCTGACGAGTGCAAAGCGCGGGCATCCGTGCTTACAGCGCAGGCGGAGGGCATGATGATATTTGCGGCGCGTAGTGACGATTCCGAGAAGGATTTCGAGGAGTTCGCGCGCACCACCAAGCGAAGTGTCAAGGCGATTGCCGGTCTCGCCGGTAAGGGCCCAAGCAGTGAGTTCAGCGAAAAGCAGAACATTGGACCGGCAAAGGATCTGCCGCGCACGCAGAACGTCGCCCGGGAAAGCTTGTTTGGCTCCGAAACGCACATCAGCCGAGGGCACTACGAAATTACCGTTAGACGGAACGCCTCGGAGCCAAGTTATCTTCGCCCGACTATGCAGAGTCGCAAGCGTGAGGCGAAGATAAATGAAATTGTGGCCGCAGCAGCCAATGTGCTCGCGTCCGAGGGATACGGGAATTTCACACTGGCGCGCATCGCGAAAGAGGTTGGAATGTTGGCTTCAGGGCTCCAACATTATTTCCCGACTCATGACGACCTTCTGAGCTCTACCATCAATGCGCTGTTTTCCGCCTACTACGACCGCTGGTCGGAGATGGGTAAGCCGAGCGACAAGAATGCAATCGATCGTCTGCGCGAAATTATTGAAGACGTTTTCGTGGAGGCTTGCGATCCGCGTGTGTGCCGATTTTCCTTTGAGATGTTTGCCTTGGCCGAGCACTCCGCGATCACCCACCAGCTTCTGAGCAGGTCCTACGCCGAATATCGGCAGATTTACGTCAGTCTCGTCCGTGAGATCGACCCCGAAGCGTCCGGGCGGGAGTGCTTTGCGCGGGCAACGCTTATCGCGGCACAGCTTGAGGGTTTGATGGTCTACACATACAGCGCCGGGCGGTTGACCCCCGCGCTGGATGCTGTTTTGGACCTGATTACGAGTGTGTCGTTGGAGATTGCTCGCGGAGGGGCGGGCAAGGTCAGAGGCGGCGCTCTCTAG
- a CDS encoding AraC family transcriptional regulator, with amino-acid sequence MERLHIDSAVAFAALNPAEISLIADTASSTGIPASAILEGTGLAPAAMHQGKGKTSVQQHVIALTNAVTLTGDRLLVLKAGTRAHLTTFGIVGYALWSGDTLREALSVARKYAPLLNLKCGPTLTVVGSTATLSFAEPGGLSGEDTEYCLEFELAKVLTFLRDLQIPHFKPSSLHLHSASAEHRNKAGVLLRCDSVVQHTVTQIRFDARWLDHSLSQSNPHTHKACLEACDQLLEAHGCQFDLASSVRSILASASASIPTLPEVASTLCMSARTLRRRLDTMNTSYSQLLDDVRKTMAIRYIASTSLTTEMIAEKLGYSDAANFSHAFKRWTGQAPRQYRAMSNHPIDEPAAKLAIPRTSYRFNLLQTAA; translated from the coding sequence ATGGAACGGTTACACATAGATTCGGCTGTTGCGTTCGCCGCGCTGAACCCGGCGGAAATTTCGCTAATCGCAGATACGGCATCATCGACAGGCATTCCCGCTTCCGCCATCCTGGAGGGTACGGGGCTGGCGCCTGCCGCAATGCATCAAGGCAAGGGCAAAACTTCCGTCCAGCAGCATGTGATCGCACTCACGAATGCTGTAACGCTCACAGGTGACCGACTGCTCGTGCTGAAGGCGGGAACGCGCGCGCACCTTACTACTTTCGGCATCGTCGGATATGCGCTCTGGAGCGGTGACACATTGCGCGAGGCCCTATCCGTTGCACGCAAGTATGCGCCACTGCTGAATCTGAAATGTGGCCCAACTTTGACGGTTGTCGGCTCGACGGCAACGCTTTCATTTGCGGAACCGGGCGGATTGTCCGGCGAGGACACTGAATACTGCCTCGAATTCGAATTGGCAAAAGTTCTGACGTTCCTGCGAGACCTTCAAATCCCTCATTTCAAGCCTTCATCGCTGCATTTGCACTCGGCATCCGCAGAGCACCGTAACAAAGCAGGCGTCCTGCTTCGCTGCGATAGCGTCGTTCAGCATACAGTCACGCAAATTCGCTTTGACGCTAGATGGCTCGATCATTCGTTATCGCAGTCGAATCCACATACTCATAAAGCCTGCCTCGAGGCCTGCGATCAACTGCTCGAAGCGCATGGTTGCCAGTTCGACCTTGCGTCGAGCGTGCGTTCGATTCTGGCGAGTGCCTCCGCGTCGATACCGACACTACCCGAAGTGGCTAGCACCTTGTGTATGTCGGCACGAACACTCAGGCGCCGGCTTGACACGATGAACACTTCCTATAGTCAGTTGCTCGACGATGTCCGCAAGACGATGGCCATTCGCTATATCGCATCCACTAGCCTGACCACCGAAATGATCGCCGAGAAACTTGGCTACAGTGACGCGGCCAATTTCAGCCACGCTTTCAAACGATGGACAGGTCAGGCTCCGCGACAGTATCGGGCAATGTCGAACCACCCGATCGATGAGCCGGCAGCGAAACTCGCCATTCCCCGCACCTCATATCGTTTCAATCTGCTTCAGACCGCTGCTTAA